ATCAGACTTGGtctagtttaattttttttcaaataaggGACCAAATGAAAGTActtaatgttgttttttatgaATTGTGGTAACCTACGTTGtggaaagttattttttattatgagttAATGATGGTGGAAAAAAAGTAGGACGACATGTTTCGTCATTTTTGCTCGCGAATGATTTATAGGTTTTTTCCTCTGCTTCTTTCAATTACAGACACCCAAAACAATGGAGAAAAAAGATAATGGTGGATTTTAATGAAGTAAGCAAAGCAAGAAGAAACAAGAATAAGAAACACAATAAGAGCAGTAGAAGATAGGTTAAGAAGAGTgaaagaaggaaggaagaagcgtgataattttcatttttaatgttatgtTTTCTAGTTCGACTACTTAAAAACGAAAAATTTCATGTTGtcaaattttgttgttaatatatcattttcCTTTGAAAAGACACTTATTCCTCAAACAGTTTGCAATAATTGATTTGGACAAAGCAAAATCGGTTCATGGACAATAGATCGATTCCATGCAATACAGTATAGGTGAGAATGATTCTCAACTATTGAAATCGTTTCTCTCGTAACAAAATTGATTCTCTAACTTCTTCACCAACACATAATGGATTCCCATAAATCATAATCGATTTCCTCTTTTGTCATAggttttttttcctttactgAAAGTGCAGAAGCCATAATCTATTCTCAAATTCCTCAGAATCAATGtgcaaaatgttgtcaaatcaATGTGCAAAGCATTGTCGATGAATTGTGTGAACGAATCTTTGCATGCAAAGGTTGTCCATATACCATGCAATAGACAcattgaaaaattcaaaataaaacaagattaaTTAGGTAAATGAATAAGTGGTGAATTGTGTTTTCCTTATAATTTTCTCATAAAACAATTAACACATTTTTACACTAAACCCACAGTATTTCCTTACACCATGAACAAAAatcaacataaataaatacatgtCAAAAGAGGGTCCAATGAAAGATTAACTTATTACCACTTGAATTTCTAATccattgtataaattaaaaattaaaaaacatttttaaacaataaaacacattttctttttatattgaaaCTTGATTTTGAATGTAAACCCTACACTATAtaatcaaatttgtatttcaaaaacaaattatcatatatatacaaaactaatatttttaaattttcttttaacataCTGAACTAAATAGAAGTTATGTTTTcactccttttttttcttcacatgAAATATTTCTAACACTATTTTTTGAAACCCAACCCGGGTGAAAAACCCGATTTCAAGTTGGTTGTTTGGATTTTAGATGCTAACATCGTACGGTCCAGAGTGGCTTCTAACACGTGCAATCAATGGTGAGGCTTCGTCgtattattaaacaaaaacaaaaacaaaaagcatTGAAAAGTTAGAGTCTGAagtcttcttctccaacactttctcactccaatctagCCATGGCTGCATCGTATGCAAGACTTACTGTAGCAGCGTTGGTTCTGATAGCTTTGACACCAACCTTTCCGCAATCTTCAGTTTCAGCTTCATCTGTGGGTAAATTCGTTGACGAAACCATCAATTCCCACAAGATCGTCATTTTCTCCAAGACCTATTGCCCGTGCGTATACACACCCTCTCTCTCACTTTGTTCTTGTTTGATGCGTTGATTTGATTCCGTTTCGTATAATGGGAATGAAGCGGAGTTTCGAATTCCAAATCTTTTCTTTCTGGGTGGTGGTGTTGAATCACATTTTGTTGGAATTGTCTTTGAGTGTTTTggatttcttaaaaaaattattttttacatatagcAACGAAGGAATTTCGAGATCTGAACTTCCATGACAATATTCGCGTGAGATTTGAAAATTGAGCTGCTTTCTGGTACATAATTTGTGAATTGTGGTCTGCAATGTTGGTTTTGGGCACGTAATATGTGCAAATGTTCGTGGTATCGTGCAAGCTTCACTGTCTTCCGTGTTTggatatatgttaaaaaaatgggATTGTGTCTTATTGTATTTGAATTGCTTGTGTTTTCAAGAGTACTTTACACATGATAATTGGGAATTTCTTCATAAACATTTGTtaaagtagaaaataaaaagataaagtgaAAACACTACTGTACCAGGTTCCTTTTTGTGATGCAAATGCAACAATGAGGTAATGATCAGGTGATAAGCAAAAACAAGCGTAAGATTATAGGAAACCATTAGGtgttttatgtttgaatttGCTCATTGCCTAATGATTGTTGTCTGTTCTCTGATCGGTGTCTTGTAAGACACTTAGTGCAATTTCGgttttacatttttgttatatGGGATCGGCATTACGGGAAATGCCACAAATAATAGCTTCTGAGTTTTTTCACCTCGTTGACATGAAAATATTGCCACATGCACAAATTCAATATGCAAACAAACTCTCGGTAAATAAACACTAAAATATATGAAGGTCAAACTCTaccattgaaaaagaaaagaaaatgccTTTGATGAATGAAGCTTGGGGTATTCGCTGacctcttttgtttttattgatttatttggAATTGTTTAGGTACTGCAAGAGAGCGAAAGCTTTATTCAAAGAGTTGAAACAGGTTCCACATGTTGTTGAGCTTGATGAGAGAGGTATTGTTGAACCAGGAATTGATCAGCTTACATTTTGTCTTTTTagcatatataattttactgGAATCGGTATGGTTCTAGTTCTGATGAAATTAATCAAATGACAACTTTATAATTGGCATTTTTGAAAATCGGGGATGGGTTAGCATCCCGGTTCTTGGACTGAAAGCTCTGggattaaaaattaaagcaGTATAAGTTGTGTCCGAAACAGTTTCTTTCTTTCAGGAATTGCATAGTGTAGCGAGAAAGGGAGAGAAAGCTGAAGAAAGAGTTTACACTTAAACTTGTTTTGATAAAATGTTAATTCTGTGTCTATGTTAAAGGTTCATTGGCTCATTTCTGTTACTGAGATAGTGAGACTTCTTTCTCGCAGAGGATGGTTCAAAGATTCAGGATGTCTTGATTAATATTGTTGGGAGGCGTACTGTGCCACAAGTTTTCGTTAATGGACAGCACCTTGGAGGCTCAGATGGTTAGTTTTTTCTTAGCAAGAACAAAAATAGCCTTTTCCATGTTCACACAAAATATAATTCTCCTAGCAATGATCTCAAATATTTCTCCAAAATCTCATTGTTGATTGTTGAATTTGCAGATACCGCTGCATCTTACGAAAGTGGACATCTGCATAAACTTCTAGGAATTAAGTCAGAGGGTCATGATGATCTGTGAATCAGGTTGATAA
This Vigna angularis cultivar LongXiaoDou No.4 chromosome 4, ASM1680809v1, whole genome shotgun sequence DNA region includes the following protein-coding sequences:
- the LOC108330905 gene encoding glutaredoxin-C4, with protein sequence MAASYARLTVAALVLIALTPTFPQSSVSASSVGKFVDETINSHKIVIFSKTYCPYCKRAKALFKELKQVPHVVELDEREDGSKIQDVLINIVGRRTVPQVFVNGQHLGGSDDTAASYESGHLHKLLGIKSEGHDDL